A single genomic interval of Nonomuraea rubra harbors:
- a CDS encoding acetate/propionate family kinase, translated as MADPILVLNTGSSSIKYELVDPHTRARSARGLVERIGQERGRLTHRSGDGPPYVRDRAFPDHGEGLAAMMEAFAAAGPELAPAAVGHRVVHGGDRFAEAVLIDDSVIAAIEELAPLAPLHNPVNLTGIRLARKVFPDVPQVAVFDTAFHRTLPPEAYTYAVPGEWRELGVRRFGFHGTSCAYVSRRAAAFLGRDAGELDLIVLHLGNGASATAISGGRSVDTSMGMTPLEGLVMGTRSGDVDPALAGYLARTGGLDAERVEQELSHRGGLLALAGSSDMREVRARSGDDEAARLALRIYTRRIRKYVGAYHALLGRLDAIVFTGGVGEHDAATRAESLAGLERLGIAVDAALNSAASGGERAVSAPGAEVPVLVIPTDEEWEIAAQTLARLDSPAAG; from the coding sequence ATGGCCGACCCCATTCTCGTCCTGAACACGGGCTCCTCCTCGATCAAGTACGAACTCGTGGACCCGCACACCCGCGCGCGCTCGGCCAGGGGCCTCGTCGAACGCATCGGGCAGGAGCGGGGACGGCTGACGCACCGCAGCGGGGACGGGCCGCCGTACGTCCGTGACCGCGCCTTCCCCGACCACGGCGAGGGGCTGGCGGCGATGATGGAGGCGTTCGCGGCGGCCGGGCCCGAACTGGCCCCCGCCGCGGTGGGGCATCGGGTGGTGCACGGCGGCGACCGGTTCGCCGAGGCCGTGCTCATCGACGACTCGGTGATCGCCGCGATCGAGGAGCTGGCGCCGCTCGCCCCCTTGCACAACCCGGTCAATCTCACCGGAATCCGGCTCGCCCGCAAGGTGTTCCCCGACGTGCCGCAGGTCGCCGTGTTCGACACCGCGTTCCATCGCACGCTGCCGCCGGAGGCGTACACGTACGCGGTGCCGGGCGAGTGGCGTGAGCTGGGTGTGCGGCGTTTCGGCTTCCACGGCACGTCCTGCGCGTACGTCTCCCGCCGCGCCGCCGCGTTCCTCGGCCGGGACGCCGGGGAGCTCGACCTGATCGTGCTGCACCTGGGCAACGGCGCCAGCGCGACCGCGATCTCCGGCGGGCGCAGCGTCGACACCTCCATGGGCATGACGCCGCTGGAGGGGCTGGTCATGGGCACCCGTTCGGGCGACGTGGACCCCGCGCTCGCCGGCTACCTGGCCCGTACGGGCGGCCTGGACGCCGAGCGGGTGGAGCAGGAGCTCAGCCACCGGGGCGGGCTGCTCGCGCTCGCCGGATCCAGCGACATGCGCGAGGTACGCGCCCGCTCCGGCGACGACGAAGCGGCCCGGCTGGCCCTGCGGATCTACACCAGGCGGATCCGCAAGTACGTCGGCGCCTACCACGCGCTGCTCGGCCGGCTGGACGCGATCGTGTTCACCGGCGGGGTGGGCGAGCACGACGCCGCCACCCGCGCCGAGTCGCTGGCCGGGCTGGAGCGGCTCGGCATCGCCGTGGACGCCGCGCTCAACTCGGCGGCCTCGGGCGGGGAGCGCGCGGTGTCCGCGCCGGGAGCCGAGGTGCCCGTCCTGGTCATCCCGACCGACGAGGAGTGGGAGATCGCCGCCCAGACCCTGGCCAGGCTGGACTCGCCTGCCGCCGGGTAG
- the ilvA gene encoding threonine ammonia-lyase IlvA, whose amino-acid sequence MSVRLTATMIDQAAERLRPVVRRTPLEPNERLSGLLGGQVLLKREDAQVCRSYKVRGAFNLIASLTQDERRRGVVCASAGNHGQGVAFACARLGISGRVYVPSTTPRQKRERIAALGGDRVEIVVGGGTYDEASGAAHDDSERTGAVYVHPFDDVRTMAGQGTVGLEILEQSGELPGTVVVPVGGGGLISGLAVWLREHSPATRIVGAEPAGAASMRAALDHGGPLALPELDTFVDGAAVGRVGEATFPLVKELVDEVVAVDEGAICTEMLDLYQTDGIIAEPAGALAGAAAREVLPYAPAGPVVCVVSGGNNDVSRYNEVLERSLVHIGLRHYFLVTFPQRPGALRHFLDEVLGEGQDIIAFEYIKKNNRETGPALVGIELERAGDLDDLLFRMKASPLTVERIPPGSPLFTFIL is encoded by the coding sequence ATGAGCGTCCGCCTCACCGCCACGATGATCGACCAGGCGGCCGAGCGGTTGCGGCCGGTGGTCCGCCGTACCCCGCTGGAGCCGAACGAGCGGCTGTCCGGCCTGCTCGGCGGCCAGGTGCTGCTCAAGCGCGAGGACGCGCAGGTCTGCCGCTCCTACAAGGTGCGCGGCGCGTTCAACCTGATCGCCTCGCTCACGCAGGACGAACGGCGGCGCGGCGTGGTCTGCGCGAGCGCGGGCAACCACGGGCAGGGCGTCGCGTTCGCCTGCGCGCGCCTGGGGATCAGCGGCCGCGTGTACGTCCCGTCCACCACGCCCCGGCAGAAGCGGGAGCGCATCGCGGCGCTCGGCGGCGACCGGGTGGAGATCGTGGTCGGCGGCGGCACCTACGACGAGGCGAGCGGCGCCGCGCACGACGACAGCGAGCGCACCGGCGCGGTCTACGTGCACCCGTTCGACGACGTCAGGACGATGGCCGGGCAGGGCACGGTGGGCCTGGAGATCCTGGAGCAGTCCGGGGAGCTGCCGGGCACCGTGGTCGTCCCGGTCGGCGGTGGCGGGCTGATCAGCGGCCTGGCCGTCTGGCTGCGCGAGCACTCCCCCGCCACCCGCATCGTCGGCGCCGAGCCGGCCGGGGCGGCCAGCATGCGTGCCGCGCTCGACCACGGCGGCCCGCTCGCGCTGCCCGAGCTCGACACGTTCGTCGACGGCGCCGCCGTCGGCCGGGTCGGCGAGGCCACGTTCCCCCTGGTCAAGGAGCTGGTCGACGAGGTCGTGGCGGTCGATGAGGGTGCGATCTGCACGGAGATGCTGGATCTGTACCAGACCGACGGCATCATCGCCGAGCCCGCCGGAGCCCTCGCGGGCGCGGCGGCCCGCGAGGTGCTGCCGTACGCCCCCGCGGGGCCGGTGGTGTGCGTGGTGTCGGGCGGGAACAACGACGTCAGCCGGTACAACGAGGTGCTGGAGCGCTCCCTCGTGCACATCGGGCTGCGGCACTACTTCCTGGTGACCTTCCCGCAGCGCCCCGGCGCGCTGCGCCACTTCCTGGACGAGGTGCTGGGCGAGGGCCAGGACATCATCGCCTTCGAGTACATCAAGAAGAACAACCGCGAGACCGGCCCGGCGCTCGTCGGCATCGAGCTGGAGCGGGCGGGCGACCTCGACGATCTGCTGTTCAGGATGAAGGCGAGCCCGCTCACGGTCGAGCGCATCCCGCCGGGCTCGCCGCTGTTCACGTTCATCCTCTGA